The window AGGCGCCACACCCGGTCCCATGATACCTCCGTGCTGCAGGACGAAGGTGCCGGTTCGTCCGGCAAGGGTTCCCGTCACTTTTTCCGAAACGACATATCCCGCACCCGCTTCCGGATCGCTCAGTCCGCAAAAAAGCCCTTCGCCGGTGCTTTCCCCATCGAGGTCTCCCTGGAATTTTTTCCGAATGGTCACGCGGGTCAATTCGGGGCCTTCTTCGGGGCGGTCATAGGACGAGGCGTCCCATCCGGTGACGTCGAAAGTGGCGTGGGCTTCCATGAGATTATTTTCGGGTGTGTGTCGGCACGAGAAGGATACGTTCTGGAGAAATCATCTTATGCTATCATTATAAGTATCCGTGTCCGTTCCGCCAACCCCCACCGTTTATTGCTCTGCACAAGGTATATTGCCCGGTATGGCGCGCGAAACAGATTCAAACACATCTCCGGAAACCAATCCGTACCGGTTCTCGCCGGATAAGGTAAAAGAACCGCCGGCCACCTTCGCCGGGCGGCTTCGTTATCTTGGGCCGGGCTTTATCCTGTCGGCGTCCATTGTCGGCTCCGGCGAATTGATCGCGACCACGCGGCTGGGAGCCGAAGCCGGATTCGTAATGTTCTGGATCATCCTCGTCAGCTGCCTCGTGAAGGTGGCTGTTCAGGTGGAGTTCGGCAAGCACGCCATCTATTCCGGCCAATCCACGATGGAGGCGCTGAACAGCCTGCCGGGCCCCCGGTTCGGGAAGGCCAGCTGGACCATCTGGACCTGGCTTACCCTGATGGTGCTCAAGACGATGCAGGTCGGCGGCGTAATCGGAGGCACGGCGCTCGTACTGGCCCTCGTTTTTCCGCAAGTCCCGGTGGTGGTCTGGTGTCTTGCGGCCAGCGTAGCCGTATCGATCATTATCCAGCACGGCCGGTATGCCCCTATCGAGAAACTTTCCCTGGTGCTGATCGGCCTGTTCACGTTGCTGACCGTGTTTTGCGTCGTCGCCGTGCAGTACACGCCGTTCGGGTTTTCCACAGGGGATATTCTGGGGGGATTCGGTTTTCAGCTCCCGCCCGAGGTAGT of the Bacteroidetes bacterium SB0662_bin_6 genome contains:
- a CDS encoding DUF3224 domain-containing protein produces the protein MEAHATFDVTGWDASSYDRPEEGPELTRVTIRKKFQGDLDGESTGEGLFCGLSDPEAGAGYVVSEKVTGTLAGRTGTFVLQHGGIMGPGVAPHSFGNVVPGSGTGELAGLGGKMEISRTEDGVHTLTLQCSFDKDNA